The Pseudomonadota bacterium genome has a segment encoding these proteins:
- a CDS encoding SDR family oxidoreductase: MMGIDYRKLFDLSGRTVLLTGGGGYLGAEFARGYAAHGANVAILDIDAEKGQAVADAVAETYGVGTCALTCNIADPSSVATALEASRHELGQIDVLHNNAANQSAGLKNEFTPYEEFDLEDWQRVVGVDLQGAFVITQAVGRQMVAAGVRGSILQTSSIYGALGPDNSIYDGAEFSGKKICSPAVYSAVKAGSEGLVRWLATYWAAHGIRVNALVPGGVEAGQNETFKAQYSNRVPLGRMARADEVVGTAVFLASDGASYITGQSLFVDGGLSAW; this comes from the coding sequence ATGATGGGCATAGATTATCGGAAGCTTTTTGACCTGTCCGGCCGGACGGTGCTCCTGACTGGTGGCGGCGGCTATCTGGGTGCCGAGTTCGCGCGCGGCTACGCGGCGCACGGCGCAAACGTCGCGATACTCGATATCGACGCGGAAAAAGGCCAAGCGGTTGCAGACGCCGTGGCGGAGACGTATGGCGTTGGGACATGTGCACTAACGTGCAATATTGCCGACCCGTCCTCGGTTGCCACGGCACTGGAGGCGTCGCGGCACGAACTTGGTCAAATTGACGTGCTGCATAACAATGCCGCCAACCAATCAGCTGGGCTGAAAAATGAATTCACTCCCTATGAAGAATTCGACCTGGAGGATTGGCAGCGTGTCGTTGGGGTTGACCTCCAAGGCGCATTTGTGATCACCCAAGCGGTTGGACGTCAGATGGTCGCGGCGGGTGTACGCGGTTCGATCCTTCAGACCTCCTCCATTTATGGGGCGTTGGGCCCCGACAACAGCATCTATGACGGTGCTGAGTTTTCCGGGAAAAAAATCTGCAGCCCGGCGGTTTATTCAGCCGTCAAGGCTGGTAGCGAGGGCCTGGTGCGCTGGCTGGCGACGTACTGGGCTGCCCACGGCATCCGCGTGAACGCTCTGGTTCCGGGTGGCGTTGAAGCGGGCCAGAACGAAACCTTTAAGGCGCAATATTCCAACCGGGTACCGTTGGGCCGAATGGCTCGGGCAGATGAAGTTGTGGGCACGGCGGTGTTTCTCGCGTCCGACGGGGCGTCCTATATCACTGGGCAAAGTCTGTTTGTCGATGGCGGGTTGAGCGCCTGGTGA